The following DNA comes from Magnolia sinica isolate HGM2019 chromosome 18, MsV1, whole genome shotgun sequence.
taaaaaataaaaaataaaaaaggaaatggTATTTCTACATTTTCAGTTATGAACTATAAACACCTCCACTTTGTCTCATGACGCTTGTTAGCCATACTCATTTTAGCAAACAAAAGATATAACAGTATCTGTGGAAAACACCTCTATTATGTTTTATAacattctcctcttcttcttcatttttaaccAAAAGCCGAAACAATATTGATAGATTTTCAGTAAGGGGTAATTGTCAAAACCTCCCCTCTATTTTATAACAATGGTAAACACCACCCTTTTATATTCAATTATTATAAGCACCTTTCCTTTGTTAGGGAATCTTtatgaaatgacaaaaatacgTTTATTTGAagagtttctttttattttcatgtGAGGCCATTGTTTGTATGAATTGCATTCAACCCCTCCACCATGATCGCTAGATCGTAACAAATTAGATGCATAAAATATCTAGCTAGctaatccaattatcaagtagaATACACCTTAGATTTTAATAGAAAATTACCCTAAAACTTCCAAATGCAATCATTAAGCCACATGATGTTTAAATaagcttgatttttaaggtgtcACATTTTCTCAGTGGAGTGACCATGCTATTCAGTTTAGATGACATGTAGATACAATGATTGGCCCATACATCTACAAATAGTTGTATAATGGATAAATTAATCAACTGCTCAAAGATAAAGGCATTATTTTCTGGCAGGAAGATCCTTAAATCTTTGAATAAATAGAATGTAGGTAATAATTCAAAACATAGGGGGTGTTTGCAATTGTCTTTAAACCTAGGGAGGTGTTTACGATATTATCCCTTTCCGTTACGAGACAGTGCATGGCTCTTCTGCCCGCTACCTAGGGGGTGTTTACgatacacacggaaacgctcacctgcgaaccagttcgtacgtactacgtacgaacttttttgagaacccatcatacgtgatgtggatccaaaatctgaaccgttcatgtgaagcaacacctcctgaaaccctccacgcccaagttttactttgatctaaaactttggtgggccatgaaaactgaaaacagtttcctcccttgattttcatttctcttttctatggcccaccagaatattatatcagggtgaaaatttgccacacagggttttatgggattgcgcatcacatggaccgttcagattagacacccatagcacgtgtgcaaaggtacgcacgtgcgtaggtgcgcaggggagcatgactcatatatatatatatatatatttgaacgcCTACATTTGTAAAATTTCTCTAGGAACGGTCAAGATTGTCCCATCAATAGCATTTTTGAGTCCTAAGTTGGACACCACGTACCAATGGGCGGTCAGTATATGGCTTATTTATAATAGTACGGAACGGACCAGCGCAGCTATTGAGGCGACGCATAGTAGCGATTTTGAATCGCCACGTGTGTAAAACAAACTGTCCACTTCGGTAAAGCCAGAAGtggattgggtactgagtaaattctgtggcccaccgtgatctatgtatCTTATTCACTCCGTCAATCCATTTTAACGGATAATTTTAACACTTAAGACCAAAATGAAACacacccaaatctcaagtggaccacaccgcaagaaatagtgtgaattgaacgtctattgttgaaaatttcttggggttcatagaagttttggatcaagctaatacttgtgtttcACTTCATAAATGCATTTTTGATCTCATTAAcaggtttggatgtcaaataacaatcactgtgggccttaataaggtttcaacgttggaaatcattattcccacactttcctttggtgtggtccacttgatatttggatatactttaattttagcctcaactcctaaaatgaactaaaacaaCGGATTTACAGtacggatatatcatatatattcaaggtgggcccaacagagtttactcggtacgataactGCATATTGagtggagacggattggctactccccctgacaccagccccgtggctggtggtcggtgctctgtgggccccaccatgatgtatgtgtttcatcccttccgttcatccatttttacagatcattttaggattaataaaaaaaaatgatagggatataaatcgtaggtggaccacaccacaggaaaacaataatgattggatatccaccgttaaaatcctcctaagacccactatactgtttatttacatccaatcttttgattaggtcataaagacccagatgaagggaaaaaaataaataccagcttgatccaaaattattatggcccccaaaacgtttttaatggccaacgttcattcaacactgtttcttgtaacgtggtacactttagatttagatatccctcattttttctttcatatcataaaatgatctataaaaatagatagacagcatggatgaaagacatacatcatggtggggcccacagagcaccgaccatcagccaattGCTCgtggcaggggtagtagccaatccgttcccatatTGAGTTGCTAACTACGCAATTTGATTTCGGTAAAACCAAGGTAGAACTTAGTTTGCGCATCTGCTGCATTAGCTTGAAAAGTAATCATTCTAAGGTGTATATATGGCATCTAACGGTATAAAAAGCTAGCCCAACTACAAAAACTGGGACCCAGACCAATCTAATCATCACGTGTAGGATTTTGTGTAGCATTCTATTGTTATctttagtgtgacccacctgatgattataTACATATTAGATCAAATGAAAATAAATCATTATCTCAGGATCATTTGATTCATTGGTTGGATCGCATAAAAACAACACacggtggatcacaccaaaggaaaaaaatGGAGAACCACCCAAAGACCTTAGATTCATGCGTTGGCATAAATATGgttggatcagccttattttcGAAGAGGCTTACTTTTATCGTGGGAAAACccttttggacgggttggattacatgaaaacatcacggtagcccaTTAAATAACAGTAGCAGAAAGATGTTGTTATACGGACGTGTCCGGTCTAAAACCGTACGCGGATTCCCTgtgaaaaggctttcgcaggaagttctgcGTTGggattctatgtggggcccaccgtaatgtttgtcagAAATCTTTCCCGTACATCCTCTTTTCAAGCTTGGTTTACTCCATATTACCAAAATTTAAGCTGAtacaaaagtcaagtgggccacacaagagggagAATTGAGGAAAGATATgtatactgttgaaacttttctgggctccatcttgatatttatatgtcatccaaaccgtttataaggtcattcccactcggatgaactctaaaaatgaaaaacttatcCTGATACATAACTTCTCTGTACATAGTAATGTGTCAACGGTGGTCATcaaaattcccactgtttctacttgtatggcccacttgagttttggatccgcctctttTTTGGTCaactgtcctaaaatgagctcagaaaacggatggacggagtagattttctgAAAAACATCAGTGTGACCCACATAGAATTTCCAGAGCAGGAAGTTTAATGCCGAAGGATTTAGCAGGAAATCCTACTATAAAAGCGTCACATTTATTATAAAACGTGAATAGGCTGTCTTTCAGGCCCATCGTCATGCCACGCACAGGCATCTCCTGTTCGTTGAAACGCCACGCACAGGTATTCTCTTGCTTCTTGCGTGGTTTCTTCTGAAACAGAGTGTAGGTTGAGTAAGATTTCTACGGTAGAATGGTGCCCACGATTTTTTGCTGTTTATTGAAATAGAGTGGAGGTAGAGTCATATTTCCATATCGGCAAACGTTGCCTTGCCTAAGTGGTCGACTCTCTGGAGTTTCCACACGAGCTTACGGGTTTGAGCACCCCTTGTAGTGAGAATGCACGAGTGTTTGTTtgtggatggaagcggattggctggtatttgttatattcaaattgtccattcatttggcaagctcgttttaagacttgagccgaaaaataaaacagaccCACTAAATATTTAGTGTATTGatatcagcaagttccgtgggtaaaatcatgaggtatttgttatatccaaatcgtccattcatttggcgagctcgttttaagacttgagccaaaaaaaaaaaacagatctaTAGAtccattggaccacactgcaaaaaacggtgggagattgaacgtctaccattaaaacctttttggggtcacaaaagttttggatcaatataaaatttgtttttccttttcatccatgtatttttagccttataaacatattggatggaaaataaacattgtcatGGCCGtaggaattttttaacggtgaaaatcattatactTGCAGCTATTTTTCACCACCATCTTGGTGCTGGCGTATGCAAATATAAGACTGATTGGACGACCAAATCCAACCTAGATCTAGCCTTATTTTATGCAGCGATCCATTTCCCAACCAATGGATAGGATGATTAGGATTGGGCAACAGAAGCAAATATTTAGAATGATAAGTAAGCAGATACTGGTTGCCgatcctagtgggggtggctaacagtgacgtGTCAACTGACAGTTGAGTGTACAAACAAGCTGAcaaaaaaacatttaaaaaaaaaaaaaaacatccataaTGGTTGCTACCAAGTGGATAGATCTAGCTATTGTTTAGACCTACCAATGTACAAATGATTTTGCTATCTATATTAGAGGCCATCGATTagatacattttttatttttttttttacacacgcgcacgcacccccacacacgccatagtgggatttcccCACCCATGGATACTCTAACCCTTGACCTGGTGCTGAAACACCCAAGggagtgtttggcgcatggttctagatgggcttaggtgggatggaattgcatatgGTCCTGTGCCAATATCACTCCGCGTTTGGAAAGAGTGGAAACGCTTGGACTTAGATCAGGTGGGATGGGTTCCATGCCAATTTCATTCAATGTTAggattagcaagttgtgtaggtcctaaCATTATGCGTTgactatatctacactgtccacccattttttaagatcattttagagcatgggccaaaaaatcaggtaggtctaaagctcaagtagacccatcatagaaagcaacgggtATTGAATAAttatgttgaaaacttcttcgaggccacccaagttttggatctgcctcatttttaggcccatgccatgaaatgaggttacaaaacaaatgaacggtttagattctTAACCCTTGTGTTATTCCCAATAATTTTAAATGATAATAgatatatctattcaatgtactACTGTATTACAAACAAAGCGTGGAATTAAGCTTACCCATGGTACTGGGGACAATCCCTACCATAGGTAATAAGTATGTTTCCATATGGGAAAGGATTAggtaggatgggattcaaaaaacataattatttcCCATGGgagggattgtcccctattgccGTTGCCATGTGATCAGATTAATTCCATGCTTCGTCGATGATATGGTGGTACatttgaatggatatacccaccatcatttgaaattattgagaatagcatacatgtgttatatctaagccgtttatttgttttgtaaccttattttatggcatgggcttaaaaatgaggcagatccgaaacttatgtggccccaaagaagatttcaacggtaagtatttaatacccgttgctttctatggtggcgtccacttgagctttagatttacctaattttttggcccttgCTCtcaaataatctcgaaaaatgggtggatggtgtggatatggcccacacatcatgatgagacctacacaacttactaatATTGAGTGAAATTGTCACGGGATCCAATGCAAGTCCATCCAATCTAAATCCAAGCTTTTCTATTCTTCCCATACATGGAGTGGAATGCATGGTGGCCCATGCAATGTGTTTTCTgcctaatggatggtctagatcaattgaACGGACTGTTttagtgtcccaatgcaactggcCACATTATAACTGATCGTAACCTCAGAACACTGGCGCCATCTGCTCATCATTTCTTGCCCCTCGGCCCTCGCTACGTTTCAAATCTATAAAGCCACGACGTCGACGACCGATCATGGCCGTTCGATCAAAACCGTCCAATCCCATTCTCCGtccaacctctctctccctcgaaCGAATCCTCAAAACCCAGCAAAACCTCAGAAAATCCTCTCCACGAATctggagagaagaagaagacgaatgCACCGATGGGGTGCGCACGTTAAAACTCAGCCACCCCATCCTGCGCATTCTAGAATCCTCCACTGGAACAATCTCGGAATTCAACCAGATCCACGCCCAGCTCATCGTCTCCGGCCTCTCCCAACACTCTCTCTCAGCGGGCCGCGCCATCAAGAAGCTCTGCAACTCTCCATCCTCCCTGGGTCACGCCGTCTCTCTCTTCCTGCACCTCGACACGCCCGACGCCTTCGTCTGCAACACTATCATTCGATCTTTCCTAAAATTCAATGGCCCTGATAAGGCGCTCAGCTTCTACCACCGCCAAATGCTTGAAAAAGACGTCCCGCCTAATCATTACACCTTCCCCCTTCTAGTGAAGATCTGTGCCGATCTGGGTTCAATCCAGGAAGGTGAGAAGACCCATGCCCGGATCGCGAAGCTTGGGCTGGAATCCGATCTGTTCGTGCAGAACTCGTTGATTCATATGTACTTCTCGTTTGGGAGGATCAAGTCTGCATGTCGGGTGTTCGATGCAAGTTGTGAGTCAGACATGGTCACCTGGAATTCGATGGTTGATGGATACGCGAAGAATGGGCGGATTGATGATGCTCGTCAGATCTTCGACGAGATGCCTGAGAGAGATGTCGTGAGTTGGAATGCGATGATTGCAGGGTATGCGGCTACTGGGGATTTGAAGAGTGCCAAGGAGCTGTTTGGGGCAATGCCTGTTAGAGATGTAGTTTCTTGGAATTCTATGATTGATGGGTATGCTAAGATTGGAGAAGCTTCACTTGCTCGGGAGCTTTTTGATCAGATGCCGGATCGGAATGTGGTGACCTGGAATACTATGTTGGCTCTTTGCGTTCGGAGTAAAGATTATAGAGAGTGTCTAAGATTGTTTGATATGATGATGGTTGAAGGAGAGACAGAGCCGAATGAGGCAACCCTTGTCAGCGTTCTGACTGCTTGTGCGAATTTAGGCATGCTCGATAGAGGAAAATGGGTTCATTCCTATCTCAGAGAAAATAGAAAGATCGAACATGATGTGTTACTATTGACTGCTCTACTGACAATGTATGCCAAATGTGGGGATATGGATTCGGCAAGAGAAATCTTTGAGAAGATGCCTGAGAGGAGCGTCGTGTCGTGGAATTCTATGATAATGGGGTATGCAATGCATGGGCATGGCGAGAAGGCACTGGAGGTGTTCTTAGAGATGGAGAAAAGAGGGCTGATGCCAAACGATGTCACTTTCATATGTGTCTTGTGTGCCTGTGCCCATGGAGGGATGGTGTTGGAGGGGTGGTGGTATTTCGATCTCATGCGCCGTGTTTACAAGATTGAACCCAAGGTCGAGCACTATGGTTGTATGGTTGATCTCCTCAGCCGTGCCGGTTTGTTGAGGGATTCGGAAGAGCTTATAAAGAAGATGCCAATGGAGCCAGCCCCGGCCTTGTGGGGTGCTCTGTTGTCCGCTTGTAAAACCTATTCAGATTGCAAGCTTGGGGAGATTGTGGGAAAACGCCTTATAGAGTTGGAGCCGAGCGATGTCGGGCCCTATGTGCTGTTGTCAAATATTTATGCAGCAGAAGATAGATGGGATGATGTTGAGAAGGTGAGGAAGATGATGAAGGAGAAGGGTTTGCAGAAAACTGCAGGGCTTAGCTTGGTTGATCTTAGTGGGCCTGATTCCATGTCTTTTATGCAAGAAACTTCAGCCCATAAGAAGAGCATGGTGTATTCCATGTTGAGTGAGATGGGTAATCAGATGAAGTTGTCATGTAGAAATTTTGTTGTGACAGGCAGAGAACTCTAGGTCGTGTTTTGGATGCACTTGTAAATTGAATTGCAGACATTTCTAGCTTTAAAAcaacataattgcaatttgaagCCAATCCCTCAGCATGAATGCTATATACTAAGGAAATTATGTGGTTATCTCCACTCTATTAGGCTAATAATTGCAATTctattcaatagtgcatccaaacacacccttgccCTAAACAATCATTATGCAAACTGTATCTTTGTTGCATGTTGTATAGTATAATTGAAAAGAGATAGACATATCAGGATTCTTTTTCTattcaaaatcaaaataaatcCGATTAGAAAAATGCTCCAAAACTACGAGTGATTGAGTGAAGGCCGAAAGCGTTTGTGATTTTTTCTTAGATTTGTCAATGTTTTTGTCGTCGGTTTTGAAGATCTTCCATTTATACAATAGTTATTTTAGTTTTTATTCAGATTGAACAATTACTTTGACAGTAAAGGTGTTTGCTTTCCACCCATAGGTAGGAGAATCAATGTGAAAAAAGTAAGGGGTAGTTATTCAAGAATCTTGCAGCCTATGATGCCTGATAAACAGGCACTATACATGCATCACACAGTTAAATTAAAATGCCCAAATTTGGGAACCCACGCTAAccagggtgtgtttggttgaacCTGATATCATGAAGTTTCTCGATGtttttacaccaaattgatcatGAAGTATCTTGATATTTGGCCCTAATCCACAATCTTGAaataagattggttgaacaatcataacctctgattcatgcatgcttgtttgctgaaataggaccttttgatttgtttattttttcttttaccgTCCAATAGATGTGCACCAGTCTATAGTTATGTTATCAAGTGGGTCTTTTAATTTGTGATGGATCTAAATGGGATCCATAACTTGGCCAGTTCAATTTGAGTTTACAATTTctcagtgcctgcatatcatctgtCACATTCTACTGGAGTATGCATGCTAGGGTGCTTATATACCTATTATGTAAAACTAGAAGGCCAATGCACAGAATGGCTTTAAAGCTACCCACTGCTTGCTCAGCGAGCTTTAGCTTCAAAGCCGTGGCGCACATTGGCCTTTACCTCATAGATGGTCATAAACATTTTGAAGCAAGCTGAAAATTGCTTATATAGTCAAAGGTGCTAGCACACAACAGCATTTCAGTCAGCAAGCAATGGTAGTTAAAAAGCTTACTCGTAAAACACGCTACTGCACTTACATTTTAAAGCTGGCTTAAAAGCTTATGATGTAAAATATGCTTGCATATTCATACATTTTTCAGCTGGTTTCAAAGCCCGGCAATAGTGATGGTGTACAGAAGCAGTGATGCATGAGCCTTCAGATAAGATGACATGCAAGAGTAGAAAACTCTTCTgacaactgaaaaaaaaaaaaaaaaaatcatttatgtTAGTGTCCAACTTCCTCTCTTCACTCTCTTAGTCTACCTTTCAGTATGTAATCTGGTCCATTTGGGTTTAAAGAAACTATAAAGTACTTAGTAGGCCTGTCAATGGGCAAGCCTCAAGCCTAGATTTTGAACTGGTCGAGCTGGGTTTACCAGgtcaggcctattcaaaatattgattttaccttATCCCATTGCCAGCCATAGTATTTAGAGAGAGCGAAACCCATTACTACAAAATCAAGGGACAAACAGAAGAATACTGCAACATGTTACTAAGATAACTGGCCTTTTCAATTCAGGAACTGACAGTCCTTCGAAACTAGAATCAATTGCAAATCCTCACCTAAGCATAGATTATCCCACATTAGATGCTATGCGCTGAAACCAGAATGGTTTGATTTAAACTTAATTTCAATGGATGTCCCTTCTGGAAACAATGGCAATGGAGTGGATGGTCTCACAAGGAATGACAAAGGAGAATGTGTGGCAGCATTTCAAGAAAACTAGGCAGTCATCAAATCGAAGTTGAAGGTGATTTAGAACAAGGGTTATGTTTGGAAACCATGCATTTCATGTCAAACTATGGAAAATCAAAAGGTGTTTTACTTTGATGTGACCATTTGTGTTGTTTAGATCGCAAAAGGAAAGTAGATTCCACCAAACAATTATTATACTTTTTTACAATTTAAATTCTTTACCCAAAAACTAGGGAGTATTGGAAGAGATATAAGATTTTCACTTGATatccaaacaagaaattgagttgTGAATCCATGTTCAATAGTTCTTGTAGAATTCTCAATTAAAAAAGAATCTTTCAAAATTACCTACATCAGTTCATATTTGTGAGGTAAGAAATAATATTAAGCTTATCTGATGATCTTACCATAAGATGGATGGACATTTAAAGGttgttaaaatgaaaaaaataaaaaataaaaaataaataaaaataatccaaCAGTCTTAATTCAATAAACAAATGCCTGAGTGAGAGGTCATCATTACTTTACTGGTATGATTTCAGTTTGTGAATTGGGGGCGATTTGGTTGCTTGAAAAAGTTCCACCGGCACAACCTTGTCCACAAAGGGTATATATCCATTGTTTGTCGACGACAACATGTGGACATGACATTAATTTCAATATTGATAACGTCTAAAAAATAACTAGTCATTATTATgaatttaaccatccaaattcaGTTGATTTTAGTCCAGTTTTCATAAAATACTCTAAAAAGCAATGATTCTTGTATACATGTATGTCATATGTGTTATATTTGTCATATTAACCACGTGTGTAAATGTGTTGTAAGTGAGCTCATTTATATTTAACTTGTTAAGGTGTGGAGCCAGCACACCAAAGGgtcgctcgactggttgagggcc
Coding sequences within:
- the LOC131233351 gene encoding putative pentatricopeptide repeat-containing protein At5g37570; this encodes MAVRSKPSNPILRPTSLSLERILKTQQNLRKSSPRIWREEEDECTDGVRTLKLSHPILRILESSTGTISEFNQIHAQLIVSGLSQHSLSAGRAIKKLCNSPSSLGHAVSLFLHLDTPDAFVCNTIIRSFLKFNGPDKALSFYHRQMLEKDVPPNHYTFPLLVKICADLGSIQEGEKTHARIAKLGLESDLFVQNSLIHMYFSFGRIKSACRVFDASCESDMVTWNSMVDGYAKNGRIDDARQIFDEMPERDVVSWNAMIAGYAATGDLKSAKELFGAMPVRDVVSWNSMIDGYAKIGEASLARELFDQMPDRNVVTWNTMLALCVRSKDYRECLRLFDMMMVEGETEPNEATLVSVLTACANLGMLDRGKWVHSYLRENRKIEHDVLLLTALLTMYAKCGDMDSAREIFEKMPERSVVSWNSMIMGYAMHGHGEKALEVFLEMEKRGLMPNDVTFICVLCACAHGGMVLEGWWYFDLMRRVYKIEPKVEHYGCMVDLLSRAGLLRDSEELIKKMPMEPAPALWGALLSACKTYSDCKLGEIVGKRLIELEPSDVGPYVLLSNIYAAEDRWDDVEKVRKMMKEKGLQKTAGLSLVDLSGPDSMSFMQETSAHKKSMVYSMLSEMGNQMKLSCRNFVVTGREL